In Populus alba chromosome 1, ASM523922v2, whole genome shotgun sequence, a single window of DNA contains:
- the LOC118040875 gene encoding serine/threonine-protein phosphatase 7 inactive homolog isoform X2 codes for MDLELKRVQEARRNDCKKVMNYINSVDFTSLDDKEIRTMVMIRELGNGIVNRQTKLATEDDVSRVLKISIETMVGECRKIVDQISLTSFHDFNAQERKSLTKISEIARWIIAKQGSTMNRHRDINQVLEGEDKLAVGMIGYGEMDIEFGDKEELAIGELSVLQDNQSVMQDKNEVAVGQHNDLQDREITMLDKEGLVIGDQGDLHDRQSLLVDIEGVVIGEHSDLLNRQIVTGDKDGLAGGEHNDIQDRLISMGDEEGMGICNLQDREIIMEDKEGLVVGEHSDMQDKHADMELGEPTREPISWPLNGEITLDWILNLMETFKWASWNKTLSEFASIMPLFVVEELIAKASYILCQEPNCVKIQCDNNTEVVVVGDLRGQYLDLLNIWESVGLPSDKQLFVFNGNYIDRGKSSLELFLVLLAWKAFLPHRIYLLRGNHESSDISEICGFLKEVNRKFPEHGQTVYRKCLKVFAELPLASIIADCVYTTHGGLFRSEGITSSPSFGENEMQNGNGNKSGNKKQKMTTTLSLGSLDELHQVSRFVHDLSAKDAILTDVLWSDPTTESGLTENNRGDAGLLWGPDCTEAFLEHSKLKVIIRSHEGPDSIACQKGFKNMLEGYSTDHEVESGKLYTLFSAPDYPQHTSKDYKSKGAYAILKPPNFDTPEFVSFEARKRHEASIKAISFAQQSDSAATSSGTDIGASVISTSPSWIISLADDVGIPAQISEASKVERSPLPSDLQDDELDDYKRKYIMQSPSPAK; via the exons ATGGACCTTGAGTTGAAGAGAGTTCAAGAAGCAAGGCGTAATGATTGTAAAAAGGttatgaactatataaattcgGTGGATTTTACTAGTTTGGATGATAAAGAAATTCGTACAATGGTGATGATACGAGAATTAGGTAATGGGATTGTTAATCGTCAAACGAAACTG GCTACTGAAGATGATGTGTCTCGGGTCTTGAAGATCAGCATTGAGACTATG GTAGGGGAATGCAGAAAAATAGTTGATCAAATTAGTCTTACATCCTTTCACGACTTCAATGCACAAGAGAGGAAATCATTGACAAAGATTTCAGAAATTGCACGCTGGATTATTGCTAAACAAGGTTCTACAATGAACCGGCATAGGGATATTAATCAAGTGCTAGAAGGAGAAGATAAGCTAGCTGTTGGAATGATTGGATATGGTGAGATGGATATTGAatttggagataaagaagagcTGGCCATTGGTGAACTCAGTGTCCTGCAAGACAACCAGAGTGTTATGCAAGATAAAAATGAGGTGGCAGTTGGCCAGCACAATGACTTGCAGGATAGAGAGATCACTATGCTAGATAAAGAAGGGCTGGTCATTGGTGATCAGGGTGACCTGCATGACAGACAAAGTCTTCTAGTAGATATAGAGGGTGTCGTCATTGGTGAGCACAGTGACCTGCTGAACAGACAAATTGTTACAGGAGATAAAGATGGTTTGGCTGGCGGTGAGCACAATGACATTCAAGACAGGCTGATTTCCATGGGAGATGAGGAGGGTATGGGTATTTGCAACCTGCAGGACAGAGAAATTATTATGGAAGATAAAGAGGGGCTGGTTGTTGGTGAGCACAGTGACATGCAAGATAAACATGCTGACATGGAACTGGGAGAACCAACTCGAGAGCCAATTTCCTGGCCTCTGAATGGGGAAATAACTCTagattggattttaaatttgatggaAACCTTTAAATGGGCTTCGTGGAACAAGACACTATCAGAGTTTGCATCTATCATGCCACTCTTTGTGGTGGAGGAATTGATAGCTAAAGCTTCATACATCCTATGCCAAGAACCTAATTGTGTTAAGATCCAATGCGACAATAATACCGAAGTGGTTGTAGTTGGTGATCTACGTGGGCAATATCTTGACCTGCTTAATATTTGGGAAAGTGTTGGTTTACCCTCTGACAAGCAGCTTTTTGTGTTTAATGGAAACTACATCGATAGGGGCAAATCAAGCTTGGAgttgtttcttgttttgttggcTTGGAAG GCCTTCTTGCCTCATAGGATTTATTTGCTGCGTGGAAATCACGAGTCAAGTGATATCTCTGAAATATGTGGTTTTCTGAAGGAGGTAAATCGCAAATTTCCTGAACATGGCCAAACTGTCTACCGAAAATGTTTGAAAGTTTTTGCAGAACTTCCTCTGGCCTCAATAATAGCAGATTGTGTTTATACAACCCATGGAGGGCTTTTCCGGAGTGAAGGAATTACTTCATCACCAAGTTTTGGAGAAAATGAAATGCAGAATGGCAATGGAAACAAAAgtggaaataaaaaacaaaagatgacTACCACTTTATCTTTGGGTTCTTTGGATGAGTTACATCAAGTAAGCAGATTCGTTCATGATCTGTCAGCAAAAGATGCTATTTTGACTGATGTTTTATGGTCAGATCCAACAACAGAATCTGGTCTTACGGAAAACAATAGAGGTGATGCAGGTCTTCTTTGGGGTCCTGATTGCACAGAGGCCTTTTTAGAACATTCCAAGTTAAAG GTGATTATAAGGTCACATGAAGGCCCTGACTCGATAGCTTGTCAGAAAGGTTTCAAAAATATGTTGGAGGGCTACAGCACAGATCATGAAGTAGAATCAGGGAAGCTATATACCCTATTCAGTGCCCCTGATTACCCACAG CATACAAGCAAAGATTATAAAAGTAAAGGAGCATATGCTATTCTGAAGCCTCCTAATTTCGATACCCCTGAGTTTGTGTCATTTGAAGCCAGAAAAAGACATGAG GCATCAATCAAAGCCATCTCTTTTGCTCAACAATCAGATTCTGCTGCCACAAGCTCAGGAACTGACATTGGGGCTTCAGTGATCTCTACTTCCCCATCTTGGATTATTTCGTTGGCAGATGATGTGGGCATACCAGCACAGATTTCAGAGGCTTCCAAGGTGGAAAGATCACCTCTCCCTTCAGACTTACAG GATGATGAACTTGATGATTATAAGCGCAAATACATTATGCAAAGCCCTTCTCCTGCCAAGTGA
- the LOC118040875 gene encoding serine/threonine-protein phosphatase 7 inactive homolog isoform X4 — MDLELKRVQEARRNDCKKVMNYINSVDFTSLDDKEIRTMVMIRELGNGIVNRQTKLATEDDVSRVLKISIETMVGECRKIVDQISLTSFHDFNAQERKSLTKISEIARWIIAKQGSTMNRHRDINQVLEGEDKLAVGMIGYGEMDIEFGDKEELAIGELSVLQDNQSVMQDKNEVAVGQHNDLQDREITMLDKEGLVIGDQGDLHDRQSLLVDIEGVVIGEHSDLLNRQIVTGDKDGLAGGEHNDIQDRLISMGDEEGMGICNLQDREIIMEDKEGLVVGEHSDMQDKHADMELGEPTREPISWPLNGEITLDWILNLMETFKWASWNKTLSEFASIMPLFVVEELIAKASYILCQEPNCVKIQCDNNTEVVVVGDLRGQYLDLLNIWESVGLPSDKQLFVFNGNYIDRGKSSLELFLVLLAWKAFLPHRIYLLRGNHESSDISEICGFLKEVNRKFPEHGQTVYRKCLKVFAELPLASIIADCVYTTHGGLFRSEGITSSPSFGENEMQNGNGNKSGNKKQKMTTTLSLGSLDELHQVSRFVHDLSAKDAILTDVLWSDPTTESGLTENNRGDAGLLWGPDCTEAFLEHSKLKHTSKDYKSKGAYAILKPPNFDTPEFVSFEARKRHEASIKAISFAQQSDSAATSSGTDIGASVISTSPSWIISLADDVGIPAQISEASKVERSPLPSDLQEPHKSNYEYLLNLIGSLKKEIKKKDDELDDYKRKYIMQSPSPAK; from the exons ATGGACCTTGAGTTGAAGAGAGTTCAAGAAGCAAGGCGTAATGATTGTAAAAAGGttatgaactatataaattcgGTGGATTTTACTAGTTTGGATGATAAAGAAATTCGTACAATGGTGATGATACGAGAATTAGGTAATGGGATTGTTAATCGTCAAACGAAACTG GCTACTGAAGATGATGTGTCTCGGGTCTTGAAGATCAGCATTGAGACTATG GTAGGGGAATGCAGAAAAATAGTTGATCAAATTAGTCTTACATCCTTTCACGACTTCAATGCACAAGAGAGGAAATCATTGACAAAGATTTCAGAAATTGCACGCTGGATTATTGCTAAACAAGGTTCTACAATGAACCGGCATAGGGATATTAATCAAGTGCTAGAAGGAGAAGATAAGCTAGCTGTTGGAATGATTGGATATGGTGAGATGGATATTGAatttggagataaagaagagcTGGCCATTGGTGAACTCAGTGTCCTGCAAGACAACCAGAGTGTTATGCAAGATAAAAATGAGGTGGCAGTTGGCCAGCACAATGACTTGCAGGATAGAGAGATCACTATGCTAGATAAAGAAGGGCTGGTCATTGGTGATCAGGGTGACCTGCATGACAGACAAAGTCTTCTAGTAGATATAGAGGGTGTCGTCATTGGTGAGCACAGTGACCTGCTGAACAGACAAATTGTTACAGGAGATAAAGATGGTTTGGCTGGCGGTGAGCACAATGACATTCAAGACAGGCTGATTTCCATGGGAGATGAGGAGGGTATGGGTATTTGCAACCTGCAGGACAGAGAAATTATTATGGAAGATAAAGAGGGGCTGGTTGTTGGTGAGCACAGTGACATGCAAGATAAACATGCTGACATGGAACTGGGAGAACCAACTCGAGAGCCAATTTCCTGGCCTCTGAATGGGGAAATAACTCTagattggattttaaatttgatggaAACCTTTAAATGGGCTTCGTGGAACAAGACACTATCAGAGTTTGCATCTATCATGCCACTCTTTGTGGTGGAGGAATTGATAGCTAAAGCTTCATACATCCTATGCCAAGAACCTAATTGTGTTAAGATCCAATGCGACAATAATACCGAAGTGGTTGTAGTTGGTGATCTACGTGGGCAATATCTTGACCTGCTTAATATTTGGGAAAGTGTTGGTTTACCCTCTGACAAGCAGCTTTTTGTGTTTAATGGAAACTACATCGATAGGGGCAAATCAAGCTTGGAgttgtttcttgttttgttggcTTGGAAG GCCTTCTTGCCTCATAGGATTTATTTGCTGCGTGGAAATCACGAGTCAAGTGATATCTCTGAAATATGTGGTTTTCTGAAGGAGGTAAATCGCAAATTTCCTGAACATGGCCAAACTGTCTACCGAAAATGTTTGAAAGTTTTTGCAGAACTTCCTCTGGCCTCAATAATAGCAGATTGTGTTTATACAACCCATGGAGGGCTTTTCCGGAGTGAAGGAATTACTTCATCACCAAGTTTTGGAGAAAATGAAATGCAGAATGGCAATGGAAACAAAAgtggaaataaaaaacaaaagatgacTACCACTTTATCTTTGGGTTCTTTGGATGAGTTACATCAAGTAAGCAGATTCGTTCATGATCTGTCAGCAAAAGATGCTATTTTGACTGATGTTTTATGGTCAGATCCAACAACAGAATCTGGTCTTACGGAAAACAATAGAGGTGATGCAGGTCTTCTTTGGGGTCCTGATTGCACAGAGGCCTTTTTAGAACATTCCAAGTTAAAG CATACAAGCAAAGATTATAAAAGTAAAGGAGCATATGCTATTCTGAAGCCTCCTAATTTCGATACCCCTGAGTTTGTGTCATTTGAAGCCAGAAAAAGACATGAG GCATCAATCAAAGCCATCTCTTTTGCTCAACAATCAGATTCTGCTGCCACAAGCTCAGGAACTGACATTGGGGCTTCAGTGATCTCTACTTCCCCATCTTGGATTATTTCGTTGGCAGATGATGTGGGCATACCAGCACAGATTTCAGAGGCTTCCAAGGTGGAAAGATCACCTCTCCCTTCAGACTTACAG GAACCTCACAAGTCTAATTACGAGTACCTTTTAAATCTCATTGGTAGcttgaagaaagaaattaaaaagaag GATGATGAACTTGATGATTATAAGCGCAAATACATTATGCAAAGCCCTTCTCCTGCCAAGTGA
- the LOC118040875 gene encoding serine/threonine-protein phosphatase 7 inactive homolog isoform X1: protein MDLELKRVQEARRNDCKKVMNYINSVDFTSLDDKEIRTMVMIRELGNGIVNRQTKLATEDDVSRVLKISIETMVGECRKIVDQISLTSFHDFNAQERKSLTKISEIARWIIAKQGSTMNRHRDINQVLEGEDKLAVGMIGYGEMDIEFGDKEELAIGELSVLQDNQSVMQDKNEVAVGQHNDLQDREITMLDKEGLVIGDQGDLHDRQSLLVDIEGVVIGEHSDLLNRQIVTGDKDGLAGGEHNDIQDRLISMGDEEGMGICNLQDREIIMEDKEGLVVGEHSDMQDKHADMELGEPTREPISWPLNGEITLDWILNLMETFKWASWNKTLSEFASIMPLFVVEELIAKASYILCQEPNCVKIQCDNNTEVVVVGDLRGQYLDLLNIWESVGLPSDKQLFVFNGNYIDRGKSSLELFLVLLAWKAFLPHRIYLLRGNHESSDISEICGFLKEVNRKFPEHGQTVYRKCLKVFAELPLASIIADCVYTTHGGLFRSEGITSSPSFGENEMQNGNGNKSGNKKQKMTTTLSLGSLDELHQVSRFVHDLSAKDAILTDVLWSDPTTESGLTENNRGDAGLLWGPDCTEAFLEHSKLKVIIRSHEGPDSIACQKGFKNMLEGYSTDHEVESGKLYTLFSAPDYPQHTSKDYKSKGAYAILKPPNFDTPEFVSFEARKRHEASIKAISFAQQSDSAATSSGTDIGASVISTSPSWIISLADDVGIPAQISEASKVERSPLPSDLQEPHKSNYEYLLNLIGSLKKEIKKKDDELDDYKRKYIMQSPSPAK from the exons ATGGACCTTGAGTTGAAGAGAGTTCAAGAAGCAAGGCGTAATGATTGTAAAAAGGttatgaactatataaattcgGTGGATTTTACTAGTTTGGATGATAAAGAAATTCGTACAATGGTGATGATACGAGAATTAGGTAATGGGATTGTTAATCGTCAAACGAAACTG GCTACTGAAGATGATGTGTCTCGGGTCTTGAAGATCAGCATTGAGACTATG GTAGGGGAATGCAGAAAAATAGTTGATCAAATTAGTCTTACATCCTTTCACGACTTCAATGCACAAGAGAGGAAATCATTGACAAAGATTTCAGAAATTGCACGCTGGATTATTGCTAAACAAGGTTCTACAATGAACCGGCATAGGGATATTAATCAAGTGCTAGAAGGAGAAGATAAGCTAGCTGTTGGAATGATTGGATATGGTGAGATGGATATTGAatttggagataaagaagagcTGGCCATTGGTGAACTCAGTGTCCTGCAAGACAACCAGAGTGTTATGCAAGATAAAAATGAGGTGGCAGTTGGCCAGCACAATGACTTGCAGGATAGAGAGATCACTATGCTAGATAAAGAAGGGCTGGTCATTGGTGATCAGGGTGACCTGCATGACAGACAAAGTCTTCTAGTAGATATAGAGGGTGTCGTCATTGGTGAGCACAGTGACCTGCTGAACAGACAAATTGTTACAGGAGATAAAGATGGTTTGGCTGGCGGTGAGCACAATGACATTCAAGACAGGCTGATTTCCATGGGAGATGAGGAGGGTATGGGTATTTGCAACCTGCAGGACAGAGAAATTATTATGGAAGATAAAGAGGGGCTGGTTGTTGGTGAGCACAGTGACATGCAAGATAAACATGCTGACATGGAACTGGGAGAACCAACTCGAGAGCCAATTTCCTGGCCTCTGAATGGGGAAATAACTCTagattggattttaaatttgatggaAACCTTTAAATGGGCTTCGTGGAACAAGACACTATCAGAGTTTGCATCTATCATGCCACTCTTTGTGGTGGAGGAATTGATAGCTAAAGCTTCATACATCCTATGCCAAGAACCTAATTGTGTTAAGATCCAATGCGACAATAATACCGAAGTGGTTGTAGTTGGTGATCTACGTGGGCAATATCTTGACCTGCTTAATATTTGGGAAAGTGTTGGTTTACCCTCTGACAAGCAGCTTTTTGTGTTTAATGGAAACTACATCGATAGGGGCAAATCAAGCTTGGAgttgtttcttgttttgttggcTTGGAAG GCCTTCTTGCCTCATAGGATTTATTTGCTGCGTGGAAATCACGAGTCAAGTGATATCTCTGAAATATGTGGTTTTCTGAAGGAGGTAAATCGCAAATTTCCTGAACATGGCCAAACTGTCTACCGAAAATGTTTGAAAGTTTTTGCAGAACTTCCTCTGGCCTCAATAATAGCAGATTGTGTTTATACAACCCATGGAGGGCTTTTCCGGAGTGAAGGAATTACTTCATCACCAAGTTTTGGAGAAAATGAAATGCAGAATGGCAATGGAAACAAAAgtggaaataaaaaacaaaagatgacTACCACTTTATCTTTGGGTTCTTTGGATGAGTTACATCAAGTAAGCAGATTCGTTCATGATCTGTCAGCAAAAGATGCTATTTTGACTGATGTTTTATGGTCAGATCCAACAACAGAATCTGGTCTTACGGAAAACAATAGAGGTGATGCAGGTCTTCTTTGGGGTCCTGATTGCACAGAGGCCTTTTTAGAACATTCCAAGTTAAAG GTGATTATAAGGTCACATGAAGGCCCTGACTCGATAGCTTGTCAGAAAGGTTTCAAAAATATGTTGGAGGGCTACAGCACAGATCATGAAGTAGAATCAGGGAAGCTATATACCCTATTCAGTGCCCCTGATTACCCACAG CATACAAGCAAAGATTATAAAAGTAAAGGAGCATATGCTATTCTGAAGCCTCCTAATTTCGATACCCCTGAGTTTGTGTCATTTGAAGCCAGAAAAAGACATGAG GCATCAATCAAAGCCATCTCTTTTGCTCAACAATCAGATTCTGCTGCCACAAGCTCAGGAACTGACATTGGGGCTTCAGTGATCTCTACTTCCCCATCTTGGATTATTTCGTTGGCAGATGATGTGGGCATACCAGCACAGATTTCAGAGGCTTCCAAGGTGGAAAGATCACCTCTCCCTTCAGACTTACAG GAACCTCACAAGTCTAATTACGAGTACCTTTTAAATCTCATTGGTAGcttgaagaaagaaattaaaaagaag GATGATGAACTTGATGATTATAAGCGCAAATACATTATGCAAAGCCCTTCTCCTGCCAAGTGA
- the LOC118040875 gene encoding serine/threonine-protein phosphatase 7 inactive homolog isoform X3, whose amino-acid sequence MDLELKRVQEARRNDCKKVMNYINSVDFTSLDDKEIRTMVMIRELGNGIVNRQTKLATEDDVSRVLKISIETMVGECRKIVDQISLTSFHDFNAQERKSLTKISEIARWIIAKQGSTMNRHRDINQVLEGEDKLAVGMIGYGEMDIEFGDKEELAIGELSVLQDNQSVMQDKNEVAVGQHNDLQDREITMLDKEGLVIGDQGDLHDRQSLLVDIEGVVIGEHSDLLNRQIVTGDKDGLAGGEHNDIQDRLISMGDEEGMGICNLQDREIIMEDKEGLVVGEHSDMQDKHADMELGEPTREPISWPLNGEITLDWILNLMETFKWASWNKTLSEFASIMPLFVVEELIAKASYILCQEPNCVKIQCDNNTEVVVVGDLRGQYLDLLNIWESVGLPSDKQLFVFNGNYIDRGKSSLELFLVLLAWKAFLPHRIYLLRGNHESSDISEICGFLKEVNRKFPEHGQTVYRKCLKVFAELPLASIIADCVYTTHGGLFRSEGITSSPSFGENEMQNGNGNKSGNKKQKMTTTLSLGSLDELHQVSRFVHDLSAKDAILTDVLWSDPTTESGLTENNRGDAGLLWGPDCTEAFLEHSKLKVIIRSHEGPDSIACQKGFKNMLEGYSTDHEVESGKLYTLFSAPDYPQHTSKDYKSKGAYAILKPPNFDTPEFVSFEARKRHEASIKAISFAQQSDSAATSSGTDIGASVISTSPSWIISLADDVGIPAQISEASKVERSPLPSDLQCRNLTSLITSTF is encoded by the exons ATGGACCTTGAGTTGAAGAGAGTTCAAGAAGCAAGGCGTAATGATTGTAAAAAGGttatgaactatataaattcgGTGGATTTTACTAGTTTGGATGATAAAGAAATTCGTACAATGGTGATGATACGAGAATTAGGTAATGGGATTGTTAATCGTCAAACGAAACTG GCTACTGAAGATGATGTGTCTCGGGTCTTGAAGATCAGCATTGAGACTATG GTAGGGGAATGCAGAAAAATAGTTGATCAAATTAGTCTTACATCCTTTCACGACTTCAATGCACAAGAGAGGAAATCATTGACAAAGATTTCAGAAATTGCACGCTGGATTATTGCTAAACAAGGTTCTACAATGAACCGGCATAGGGATATTAATCAAGTGCTAGAAGGAGAAGATAAGCTAGCTGTTGGAATGATTGGATATGGTGAGATGGATATTGAatttggagataaagaagagcTGGCCATTGGTGAACTCAGTGTCCTGCAAGACAACCAGAGTGTTATGCAAGATAAAAATGAGGTGGCAGTTGGCCAGCACAATGACTTGCAGGATAGAGAGATCACTATGCTAGATAAAGAAGGGCTGGTCATTGGTGATCAGGGTGACCTGCATGACAGACAAAGTCTTCTAGTAGATATAGAGGGTGTCGTCATTGGTGAGCACAGTGACCTGCTGAACAGACAAATTGTTACAGGAGATAAAGATGGTTTGGCTGGCGGTGAGCACAATGACATTCAAGACAGGCTGATTTCCATGGGAGATGAGGAGGGTATGGGTATTTGCAACCTGCAGGACAGAGAAATTATTATGGAAGATAAAGAGGGGCTGGTTGTTGGTGAGCACAGTGACATGCAAGATAAACATGCTGACATGGAACTGGGAGAACCAACTCGAGAGCCAATTTCCTGGCCTCTGAATGGGGAAATAACTCTagattggattttaaatttgatggaAACCTTTAAATGGGCTTCGTGGAACAAGACACTATCAGAGTTTGCATCTATCATGCCACTCTTTGTGGTGGAGGAATTGATAGCTAAAGCTTCATACATCCTATGCCAAGAACCTAATTGTGTTAAGATCCAATGCGACAATAATACCGAAGTGGTTGTAGTTGGTGATCTACGTGGGCAATATCTTGACCTGCTTAATATTTGGGAAAGTGTTGGTTTACCCTCTGACAAGCAGCTTTTTGTGTTTAATGGAAACTACATCGATAGGGGCAAATCAAGCTTGGAgttgtttcttgttttgttggcTTGGAAG GCCTTCTTGCCTCATAGGATTTATTTGCTGCGTGGAAATCACGAGTCAAGTGATATCTCTGAAATATGTGGTTTTCTGAAGGAGGTAAATCGCAAATTTCCTGAACATGGCCAAACTGTCTACCGAAAATGTTTGAAAGTTTTTGCAGAACTTCCTCTGGCCTCAATAATAGCAGATTGTGTTTATACAACCCATGGAGGGCTTTTCCGGAGTGAAGGAATTACTTCATCACCAAGTTTTGGAGAAAATGAAATGCAGAATGGCAATGGAAACAAAAgtggaaataaaaaacaaaagatgacTACCACTTTATCTTTGGGTTCTTTGGATGAGTTACATCAAGTAAGCAGATTCGTTCATGATCTGTCAGCAAAAGATGCTATTTTGACTGATGTTTTATGGTCAGATCCAACAACAGAATCTGGTCTTACGGAAAACAATAGAGGTGATGCAGGTCTTCTTTGGGGTCCTGATTGCACAGAGGCCTTTTTAGAACATTCCAAGTTAAAG GTGATTATAAGGTCACATGAAGGCCCTGACTCGATAGCTTGTCAGAAAGGTTTCAAAAATATGTTGGAGGGCTACAGCACAGATCATGAAGTAGAATCAGGGAAGCTATATACCCTATTCAGTGCCCCTGATTACCCACAG CATACAAGCAAAGATTATAAAAGTAAAGGAGCATATGCTATTCTGAAGCCTCCTAATTTCGATACCCCTGAGTTTGTGTCATTTGAAGCCAGAAAAAGACATGAG GCATCAATCAAAGCCATCTCTTTTGCTCAACAATCAGATTCTGCTGCCACAAGCTCAGGAACTGACATTGGGGCTTCAGTGATCTCTACTTCCCCATCTTGGATTATTTCGTTGGCAGATGATGTGGGCATACCAGCACAGATTTCAGAGGCTTCCAAGGTGGAAAGATCACCTCTCCCTTCAGACTTACAG TGCAGGAACCTCACAAGTCTAATTACGAGTACCTTTTAA
- the LOC118040877 gene encoding uncharacterized protein: MEIEGEDGSKIEVGIGSKAVFGRGCGFNTKDRWVSRRHVIFELDDKQTVSFQVVGKNPICVRSGEENVKIFRRLEKGVVAAGDWFCISSQNPVRFRLKRRIGGRRVQESDSGNWYSERFDLSKIDPVKEFGFLVIGHELDCYPKRRIKDARSWDWFLEEPEQDSEGGESSERKKKNGRGKRKKKVRGNDDNYGDDWSGESEDDEVVGKIIKVDRPKYSTGSKGLDKPRQDKKEREFLQGKLMKMMRR; the protein is encoded by the exons ATGGAGATAGAAGGAGAGGATGGGTCGAAAATTGAAGTGGGAATAGGTTCAAAGGCCGTGTTTGGAAGAGGCTGTGGTTTTAACACAAAAGACCGATGGGTTTCTCGTCGTCACGTTATATTTGAGCTCGACGACAAGCAAACGGTTTCCTTTCAAGTTGTAGGAAAGAACCCAATTTGCGTACGAAGTGGTGAAGAAAACGTTAAGATATTTAGAAGGTTGGAGAAGGGTGTGGTAGCAGCTGGTGATTGGTTCTGTATTTCAAGTCAAAACCCTGTCCGGTTCCGTTTGAAAAGGAGAATTGGAGGAAGAAGGGTGCAAGAGAGTGACAGTGGAAATTGGTATTCTGAAAGATTTGATCTTTCAAAGATTGACCCTGTTAAAG AATTTGGATTTCTTGTGATTGGGCATGAATTGGACTGCTATCCTAAGCGAAGGATAAAAGATGCAAGGAGCTGGGATTGGTTTCTTGAGGAACCTGAGCAAGATAGTGAGGGTGGGGAGAGTtctgagagaaaaaagaaaaatgggaggggaaaaaggaagaagaaagttaGAGGGAATGATGATAATTATGGTGATGATTGGAGTGGTGAGAGTGAAGACGATGAGGttgttggaaaaataataaaggttGACAGACCAAAATATTCAACTGGATCAAAGGGACTAGACAAACCACGTcaagataaaaaagagagagagtttcTGCAAGGAAAACTAATGAAGATGATGAGACGCTAG